A stretch of the Epinephelus fuscoguttatus linkage group LG2, E.fuscoguttatus.final_Chr_v1 genome encodes the following:
- the ca7 gene encoding carbonic anhydrase 7 yields MPGSQWGYGKQDGPSVWHKSFPVAEGNRQSPIDIVPQQASHDPSLGPIVLNYDRCTSINIANNGHSVVVEFEDSDDRSVIQGGPLDNPYRLKQFHFHWGGKGCDGSEHTVAGRSYDSELHLVHWNAVKYKTFGEAAEAPDGLAVLGIFLETGDDHRWLHTITDALYMVKYKGSVTDFKGFNPKCLLPSSLHYWTYLGSLTTPPLHESVIWIVVQEPIMLSEKQLGKFRTLLFTGEEEDQRTRMENNFRPPQPLKGRKVRSSN; encoded by the exons ATGCCAGGGAGTCAGTGGGGATATGGAAAACAGGACG GTCCCTCTGTGTGGCACAAAAGCTTCCCTGTTGCCGAGGGGAACAGGCAGTCTCCCATTGACATCGTCCCCCAACAGGCTTCACATGATCCCAGCCTGGGCCCGATTGTCCTGAACTATGATCGATGTACTTCCATCAACATCGCCAACAATGGACACTCTGTTGTTGTGGAGTTTGAGGACTCAGATGACCGTTCAG TGATCCAGGGAGGCCCTCTTGACAACCCTTACAGGCTGAAACAGTTCCACTTCCACTGGGGCGGAAAAGGCTGCGATGGCTCTGAGCACACTGTTGCAGGAAGGAGCTACGATTCTGAG CTTCATTTAGTACACTGGAATGCTGTCAAGTACAAGACGTTTGGGGAGGCGGCAGAAGCTCCTGATGGCCTCGCTGTCCTCGGCATCTTTTTAGAA ACAGGTGACGACCACAGATGGCTCCACACGATAACAGATGCTCTCTACATGGTGAAGTATAAG GGCAGTGTCACAGATTTCAAAGGTTTCAACCCTAAGTGCCTCCTGCCTAGTAGCCTCCACTACTGGACCTACCTGGGATCGCTGACCACACCCCCCCTGCACGAGAGCGTCATCTGGATTGTTGTGCAGGAGCCAATCATGCTGTCTGaaaaacag CTGGGCAAATTTAGAACACTTCTGTTcactggagaggaagaggatcaGAGGACACGCATGGAAAACAACTTCAGGCCTCCCCAGCCTCTCAAAGGAAGGAAAGTGCGCTCCTCCAATTAA